From one Streptomyces spiramyceticus genomic stretch:
- a CDS encoding TIGR02234 family membrane protein, whose product MSAASPVPLPIPRSDGQAGPAASAGRRSLAAALLLGALGAAVVLLASGQTWAEGAAAVGGSALPLDAEGRDVTGAPAALAVVGLAALVAVFAVRSGGRLLVSALLALSGAGAAATAFLGASDSGALDEKAAKMTGDTAATAESLTHTAWPYVTAVGGLLLLIAGLLALRYGRTWPAMSGRYERDGTPRPRKAAPAPDPDRPEDLWKALDRGEDPTRDG is encoded by the coding sequence GTGAGTGCCGCATCCCCCGTACCCCTTCCGATTCCGCGAAGCGACGGCCAGGCAGGGCCCGCCGCTTCGGCGGGCCGCCGCAGTCTCGCCGCCGCCCTGCTGCTCGGCGCCCTCGGCGCCGCCGTCGTGCTCCTCGCCTCGGGCCAGACCTGGGCCGAGGGTGCGGCTGCCGTCGGAGGCAGCGCGCTGCCGCTCGACGCCGAGGGGCGGGACGTCACAGGCGCCCCCGCCGCGCTGGCCGTCGTCGGCCTCGCCGCGCTCGTCGCCGTCTTCGCCGTCCGCAGTGGCGGCAGGCTGCTGGTCTCCGCGCTGCTCGCACTGAGCGGCGCGGGCGCCGCCGCCACCGCCTTCCTGGGCGCCTCGGACAGCGGAGCGCTCGACGAGAAGGCGGCCAAGATGACCGGCGACACCGCCGCCACCGCCGAGTCGCTGACGCACACCGCCTGGCCGTACGTGACCGCCGTCGGCGGCCTGCTGCTCCTGATCGCCGGGCTCCTCGCCCTGCGGTACGGCCGGACCTGGCCCGCCATGTCCGGCCGCTACGAGCGCGACGGCACCCCCCGCCCCCGCAAGGCGGCACCCGCCCCTGACCCGGACCGGCCCGAGGACCTCTGGAAGGCACTGGACCGGGGCGAGGACCCGACGCGCGACGGGTGA
- the hisI gene encoding phosphoribosyl-AMP cyclohydrolase: MTSTPRSSNLDPAVAARLKRSPDGLVPAIAQQYDTGEVLMLGWMDDEALHRTLTTGRCTYWSRSRQEYWVKGDTSGHFQHVKSVALDCDADTVLVQVDQVGAACHTGDRTCFDSGVLLPLAK; the protein is encoded by the coding sequence ATGACCAGTACGCCCCGCTCAAGCAACCTCGACCCCGCCGTCGCCGCCCGCCTCAAGCGGAGCCCCGACGGCCTGGTCCCGGCCATCGCCCAGCAGTACGACACCGGCGAGGTGCTCATGCTCGGCTGGATGGACGACGAGGCGCTCCACCGGACCCTCACCACGGGCCGCTGCACGTACTGGTCGCGCAGCCGCCAGGAGTACTGGGTCAAGGGCGACACCTCCGGGCACTTCCAGCACGTCAAGTCCGTCGCCCTGGACTGCGACGCCGACACGGTCCTCGTCCAGGTCGACCAGGTCGGCGCCGCCTGCCACACGGGCGACCGCACCTGTTTCGACTCCGGCGTACTCCTCCCACTCGCGAAGTAA
- the trpB gene encoding tryptophan synthase subunit beta translates to MSSDFFIPDPDGQVPNTEGYFGAFGGKFIPEALVAAVDEVAVEYDKAKTDPAFAAELNDLMVNYTGRPSSLTEVSRFAQHAGGARVFLKREDLNHTGSHKINNVLGQALLTKRMGKTRVIAETGAGQHGVATATACALFGLECTIYMGEIDTERQALNVARMRMLGAEVVAVKSGSRTLKDAINEAFRDWVANVDRTHYLFGTVAGPHPFPAMVRDFHRVIGVEARRQILERTGRLPDAAVACVGGGSNAIGLFHAFIPDADVRLIGCEPAGHGIETGEHAATLSAGEPGILHGSRSYVLQDEEGQITEPYSISAGLDYPGIGPEHAYLKDSQRAEYRAVTDDAAMQALLLLSRTEGIIPAIESAHALAGALEVGKELGKDGLILVNLSGRGDKDMDTAARYFGLYDTDAAVEADASAANGAAEIQRDTK, encoded by the coding sequence ATGTCTTCCGACTTCTTCATCCCGGACCCGGACGGTCAAGTTCCCAACACCGAGGGCTACTTCGGCGCGTTCGGCGGCAAGTTCATCCCCGAGGCGCTGGTCGCCGCGGTCGACGAGGTCGCGGTCGAGTACGACAAGGCCAAGACCGACCCGGCCTTCGCGGCCGAACTGAACGACCTGATGGTCAATTACACGGGCCGCCCGAGCTCCCTCACGGAGGTGTCCCGGTTCGCCCAACACGCGGGCGGGGCACGGGTCTTCCTCAAGCGCGAAGACCTCAACCACACCGGCTCACACAAGATCAACAACGTGCTCGGCCAGGCGCTGCTCACCAAGCGCATGGGCAAGACGCGCGTGATCGCGGAGACCGGCGCCGGCCAGCACGGCGTCGCCACCGCCACCGCGTGCGCCCTCTTCGGCCTCGAATGCACCATCTACATGGGCGAGATCGACACCGAGCGCCAGGCGCTCAACGTCGCCCGCATGCGGATGCTCGGTGCCGAGGTCGTCGCCGTGAAGTCCGGCAGCCGCACCCTGAAGGACGCCATCAACGAGGCGTTCCGCGACTGGGTCGCCAATGTCGACCGTACGCACTACCTCTTCGGCACGGTCGCCGGCCCGCACCCCTTCCCCGCCATGGTCCGCGACTTCCACCGGGTCATCGGTGTCGAGGCACGCCGCCAGATCCTGGAGCGCACGGGACGGCTGCCCGACGCGGCGGTCGCCTGCGTCGGCGGCGGGTCCAACGCCATCGGTCTCTTCCACGCCTTCATCCCGGACGCGGACGTACGTCTCATCGGCTGCGAGCCCGCCGGGCACGGCATCGAGACCGGCGAGCACGCGGCCACCCTGTCCGCGGGCGAGCCCGGCATCCTGCACGGCTCGCGGTCGTACGTCCTCCAGGACGAGGAGGGCCAGATCACCGAGCCCTACTCGATCTCGGCGGGCCTCGACTACCCGGGCATCGGCCCCGAGCACGCGTACCTCAAGGACAGCCAGCGCGCCGAATACCGGGCCGTGACGGACGACGCGGCGATGCAGGCGCTGCTGCTCCTGTCCCGCACCGAGGGCATCATCCCGGCCATCGAGAGCGCGCACGCGCTCGCCGGTGCGCTGGAGGTCGGCAAGGAACTGGGCAAGGACGGGCTGATCCTGGTCAACCTGTCCGGGCGCGGCGACAAGGACATGGACACGGCCGCCCGCTACTTCGGCCTGTACGACACCGACGCCGCGGTCGAGGCCGACGCCTCCGCCGCCAACGGCGCCGCCGAGATCCAGAGGGACACCAAGTGA
- a CDS encoding TIGR03085 family metal-binding protein yields the protein MSTHAKRERLLLADLLEAAGPDAPTLCDGWSTRELAAHVVVRERRADAAGGIVLGVLKSRLERVQAEFAAKPYEELIQLIRTGPPRMSPYALKQLDEAANTVEFYVHAEDVRRAQPDWTPRELDAVFANVLWSRIEKVARLLGRKSPVGVVLRRPDGQTAVAHRGTPVVTVTGEPGELVLFAFGRQDAAKVELEGDEAAIARLAEVKLGIAM from the coding sequence ATGTCGACCCATGCCAAGCGTGAACGGCTCCTCCTCGCCGACCTGCTGGAGGCTGCCGGACCCGATGCCCCGACGCTGTGCGACGGCTGGAGCACCCGTGAACTCGCCGCCCATGTGGTGGTCCGCGAGCGCCGCGCGGACGCTGCGGGCGGGATAGTGCTGGGGGTGCTGAAGAGCCGGCTGGAGCGGGTGCAGGCGGAGTTCGCCGCCAAGCCGTACGAGGAGCTGATCCAGCTCATCCGTACGGGGCCGCCGCGGATGTCTCCGTACGCCCTGAAGCAGCTCGACGAGGCCGCCAACACCGTGGAGTTCTACGTCCACGCGGAGGACGTGCGGCGGGCACAGCCGGACTGGACGCCGCGCGAGCTCGACGCCGTCTTCGCCAATGTGCTGTGGTCGCGGATCGAGAAGGTCGCGCGGCTGCTGGGCCGGAAGTCGCCGGTGGGTGTGGTGCTGCGGCGGCCCGACGGGCAGACGGCGGTGGCGCACCGGGGGACGCCGGTGGTGACGGTTACCGGGGAGCCGGGGGAGCTGGTGCTTTTCGCCTTCGGGCGGCAGGACGCGGCGAAGGTGGAGCTGGAGGGGGACGAGGCGGCGATCGCGCGGCTGGCCGAGGTGAAGCTTGGTATTGCCATGTAG
- a CDS encoding DsbA family protein yields MNDKNREGKRTARERLIQEREAHKAREKRRRTMIVAAAVVAALGLAAVVGLIAANAGSDGDDTAGPVVAPAGTDDKGGPTIPVGAKDAPSTLTVWEDFRCPACAQFENAFRDTIHELEAAGQIKTEYHLATLIDGNLGGTGSLRAANAAGCAQGAGKFVPYHDVLYQNQPAETDDAFGKNARLIELAGKVDGLVTDTFRQCVNNGTHDGWVRKSNEAFQKGNFSGTPTVQLNGESIFPRKGNEQISPENLKKWVAEANKGKKPGTASPTPASTPPRTPTPTQTPTQAPTPPLLP; encoded by the coding sequence GTGAATGACAAGAACCGTGAGGGAAAACGAACCGCCCGCGAGCGGCTCATTCAGGAGCGCGAGGCGCACAAGGCCCGCGAGAAGCGCAGGCGGACCATGATCGTGGCCGCCGCCGTGGTCGCCGCGCTGGGCCTGGCGGCCGTGGTGGGGCTCATCGCCGCCAACGCGGGCTCGGACGGCGACGACACCGCGGGCCCCGTGGTGGCGCCCGCGGGCACGGATGACAAGGGCGGTCCGACGATTCCCGTGGGGGCGAAGGACGCGCCGTCGACGCTCACGGTGTGGGAGGACTTCCGCTGCCCGGCCTGCGCCCAGTTCGAGAACGCCTTCCGGGACACGATCCATGAGCTGGAGGCGGCGGGCCAGATCAAGACCGAGTACCACCTGGCCACGCTCATCGACGGGAACCTGGGCGGCACCGGATCCCTGCGGGCCGCCAATGCCGCCGGGTGCGCGCAGGGCGCCGGGAAGTTCGTCCCGTACCACGACGTGCTGTACCAGAACCAGCCGGCCGAGACCGATGACGCCTTCGGCAAGAACGCCCGTCTGATCGAGCTGGCCGGCAAGGTCGACGGGCTCGTCACGGATACGTTCAGGCAGTGCGTGAACAACGGGACGCACGACGGCTGGGTGCGCAAGTCCAACGAGGCGTTCCAGAAGGGCAACTTCAGCGGGACGCCGACAGTGCAGCTCAACGGGGAGTCGATCTTCCCGCGGAAGGGCAATGAGCAGATCTCGCCCGAGAACCTGAAGAAGTGGGTCGCCGAGGCGAACAAGGGCAAGAAGCCCGGGACGGCGTCCCCGACGCCGGCCTCGACCCCGCCCCGGACGCCGACACCGACCCAGACGCCGACCCAGGCTCCGACTCCGCCGCTATTGCCGTAG
- the hisF gene encoding imidazole glycerol phosphate synthase subunit HisF, whose product MTLAVRVIPCLDVDNGRVVKGVNFQNLRDAGDPVEMAKLYDAEGADELTFLDITASSGNRETTYDVVRRTAEQVFIPLTVGGGVRTTEDVDKLLRAGADKVGVNTAAIARPDLIREIAERFGRQVLVLSVDARRTESGSFEVTTHGGRKSAGIDAVEWAHRAAELGAGEILLNSMDADGTKDGYDTEMIAAVRKHVTVPVIASGGAGRLEHFPPAIEAGADAVLAASVFHFGDLRISQVKDTLREAGHPVR is encoded by the coding sequence ATGACTCTCGCGGTCCGAGTGATCCCCTGCCTGGACGTGGACAACGGCCGGGTCGTCAAGGGCGTCAACTTCCAGAACCTCCGCGACGCGGGCGACCCCGTCGAGATGGCCAAGCTGTACGACGCCGAGGGCGCCGACGAGCTGACGTTCCTGGACATCACCGCCTCGTCCGGCAACCGGGAGACCACCTACGACGTGGTGCGCCGCACCGCCGAGCAGGTCTTCATCCCGCTGACGGTCGGCGGCGGCGTACGCACCACCGAGGACGTCGACAAGCTGCTGCGGGCCGGCGCGGACAAGGTCGGCGTCAACACCGCGGCGATCGCCCGCCCCGACCTGATCCGCGAGATCGCGGAGCGCTTCGGGCGCCAGGTGCTGGTGCTTTCGGTCGACGCGCGCCGTACCGAGTCGGGGTCCTTCGAGGTCACCACGCACGGCGGCCGCAAGTCCGCCGGCATCGACGCCGTCGAGTGGGCACACCGCGCGGCCGAACTGGGCGCGGGGGAGATCCTGCTCAACTCGATGGACGCGGACGGTACGAAGGACGGCTACGACACGGAGATGATCGCGGCGGTACGCAAGCACGTCACGGTGCCCGTGATCGCGTCCGGAGGCGCGGGGCGCCTCGAACACTTCCCGCCGGCGATCGAGGCGGGGGCGGACGCGGTGCTGGCGGCGTCGGTCTTCCACTTCGGAGACCTGCGCATCTCCCAGGTCAAGGACACGCTGCGCGAGGCGGGGCACCCGGTGCGGTAG
- the trpM gene encoding tryptophan biosynthesis modulator TrpM: MTPHRRTAALTRQALSLSGAPTRDPHAPLARGCRPRGCRAPARRVLGRRVRYHIGSEPGQINGMRWRPEGAL; encoded by the coding sequence ATGACCCCGCACCGCCGCACCGCCGCACTCACCCGGCAGGCACTGAGCTTGTCCGGGGCCCCGACGCGCGACCCGCATGCGCCGCTGGCGCGCGGGTGCCGTCCGCGTGGGTGCAGGGCACCGGCGCGGCGGGTGCTGGGACGGCGGGTGCGGTACCACATCGGGTCCGAGCCCGGCCAGATCAACGGCATGCGATGGCGCCCCGAAGGCGCGCTGTAG
- a CDS encoding DUF2752 domain-containing protein, translated as MSVDNRPVDALPSPAPAPPPPPAAPAGAPLARRLAAPVATLAGVAAAFAYVGAVDPNEPGHYPVCPLLQITGIYCPGCGGLRSAHGVATGDLAAALGANAMAVVGYGVFAVLWAVWVVRATKGIPMRITLRPVYWWSIGAVAAIFSVIRNLPFGSALAP; from the coding sequence ATGAGCGTGGACAATCGGCCCGTGGACGCCTTGCCTTCTCCTGCCCCCGCCCCTCCGCCGCCCCCGGCCGCCCCCGCCGGGGCGCCGCTTGCCCGGCGGCTCGCCGCACCGGTGGCCACGCTGGCGGGCGTCGCCGCGGCCTTCGCGTACGTCGGAGCCGTCGACCCCAACGAGCCCGGCCACTACCCGGTCTGCCCGCTGCTCCAGATCACCGGGATCTACTGCCCGGGGTGCGGCGGACTGCGCAGCGCGCACGGCGTCGCCACCGGCGATCTGGCGGCCGCCTTGGGGGCCAATGCCATGGCCGTCGTCGGCTACGGGGTCTTCGCCGTGCTGTGGGCCGTCTGGGTCGTGCGTGCCACCAAGGGGATCCCGATGAGGATCACCCTCAGGCCCGTGTACTGGTGGAGCATCGGCGCCGTGGCGGCGATCTTCAGCGTTATCCGGAATTTGCCGTTCGGCTCGGCCTTGGCGCCGTAA
- a CDS encoding HGxxPAAW family protein, translated as MAGNSHGHTPAAWTGVTISFIGFCIAGAFMVLAEPLGFWAGCAVVLLGGVVGLAMKAAGLGMPKESEELRRARAEAGELQAH; from the coding sequence ATGGCGGGCAACAGCCACGGACACACCCCGGCCGCCTGGACCGGTGTCACCATCTCCTTCATCGGTTTCTGCATCGCGGGCGCCTTCATGGTCCTGGCCGAACCGCTCGGCTTCTGGGCCGGTTGCGCGGTCGTACTGCTCGGTGGTGTTGTCGGTCTGGCCATGAAGGCCGCGGGTCTCGGCATGCCGAAGGAGTCCGAGGAGCTGCGCCGGGCGCGCGCGGAGGCCGGAGAGCTGCAGGCCCACTGA
- the lgt gene encoding prolipoprotein diacylglyceryl transferase encodes MELAYIPSPSTGVIELGPIPLRGYAFCIIIGVFVAVWYGNKRWVARGGNAGTVADIAVWAVPFGLVGGRLYHVITDYQLYFSEGKNWVDAFKIWEGGLGIWGAVALGAVGAWIGCRRRGIPLPAWADALAPGLAFAQAIGRWGNWFNQELYGKPTDLPWALKISEGVNREAGLYHPTFLYESLWCIGAALLVIWADRRFKLGHGRVFALYVALYCAGRGWIEYMRVDEAHHVLGLRLNVWTSIVVFVFAVVYIVISAKLRPGREEIVEPKAAELPKADGEAKGDPHDAEPDAQDTQDGASDPEDGDSDVKDGASADKA; translated from the coding sequence ATGGAACTTGCCTATATTCCCAGCCCGTCGACCGGTGTGATCGAGCTCGGACCGATCCCGCTCCGCGGCTACGCGTTCTGCATCATCATTGGCGTCTTCGTCGCCGTCTGGTACGGCAACAAGCGGTGGGTCGCCCGGGGAGGCAATGCCGGCACCGTGGCCGACATCGCCGTATGGGCGGTGCCCTTCGGCCTCGTCGGCGGACGGCTCTATCACGTCATCACCGACTACCAGCTGTATTTCAGCGAGGGTAAGAACTGGGTCGACGCCTTCAAGATCTGGGAGGGCGGCCTCGGCATCTGGGGCGCCGTCGCGCTCGGTGCGGTGGGCGCCTGGATCGGCTGCCGCCGACGCGGGATCCCGCTCCCGGCCTGGGCCGACGCGCTGGCCCCCGGCCTCGCCTTCGCGCAGGCCATCGGCCGCTGGGGCAACTGGTTCAACCAGGAGCTCTACGGGAAGCCGACGGATCTCCCCTGGGCGCTCAAGATCTCCGAGGGCGTGAACCGTGAGGCGGGCCTGTACCACCCGACCTTCCTGTACGAGTCGCTGTGGTGCATCGGCGCCGCGCTGCTGGTCATCTGGGCCGACCGCCGCTTCAAGCTCGGACACGGCCGCGTCTTCGCCCTGTACGTCGCCCTGTACTGCGCCGGCCGCGGCTGGATCGAGTACATGCGCGTCGACGAGGCGCACCATGTGCTGGGGCTGCGCCTCAACGTATGGACCTCGATCGTCGTATTCGTGTTCGCGGTCGTGTACATCGTGATCTCCGCGAAGCTCCGGCCGGGCCGTGAGGAAATCGTCGAGCCGAAGGCGGCCGAGCTGCCGAAGGCCGACGGCGAGGCCAAGGGCGACCCGCATGACGCCGAGCCCGACGCGCAGGACACGCAGGACGGTGCCTCCGACCCGGAGGACGGCGATTCCGACGTGAAGGACGGGGCCTCGGCCGACAAGGCCTGA
- a CDS encoding VIT1/CCC1 transporter family protein → MAIIETEATLHEAHRDNHTHRDVNGGWLRPAVFGAMDGLVSNLALMTGVAGGAVSQQTIVITGLAGLAAGAFSMAAGEYTSVASQRELVEAELDVERRELRKHPKDELEELAALYRSRGVEPALAREVATQLSKDPEQALEIHAREELGIDPSDLPSPLVAAVSSFGAFALGALLPVLPYLLGAASLWPAVLLALVGLFACGALVAKVTARSWWFSGLRQLALGGAAAGVTYALGALFGTAVG, encoded by the coding sequence ATGGCCATCATCGAGACCGAGGCAACGCTCCACGAGGCGCACCGCGACAATCACACGCACCGCGACGTGAACGGCGGCTGGCTGCGCCCGGCGGTGTTCGGGGCGATGGACGGCCTGGTCTCCAACCTGGCCCTGATGACCGGCGTCGCGGGCGGGGCCGTGTCGCAGCAGACGATCGTCATCACGGGCCTCGCGGGTCTCGCCGCCGGTGCCTTCTCCATGGCGGCCGGTGAGTACACCTCCGTGGCCTCGCAGCGCGAGCTCGTCGAGGCCGAACTGGACGTCGAGCGGCGCGAGTTGCGCAAGCACCCCAAGGACGAGCTGGAGGAGCTGGCCGCGCTCTACCGGTCGCGGGGCGTCGAACCGGCGCTGGCGCGCGAGGTCGCGACGCAGCTGTCGAAGGACCCGGAGCAGGCGCTGGAGATACACGCCCGCGAGGAGCTCGGCATCGACCCGAGCGACCTTCCCTCGCCGCTGGTCGCCGCCGTATCGTCGTTCGGGGCGTTCGCGCTGGGCGCCCTGCTGCCCGTACTGCCGTATCTTCTCGGGGCCGCCTCCCTGTGGCCGGCCGTGCTGCTCGCGCTGGTCGGGCTCTTTGCCTGCGGGGCGCTCGTCGCTAAGGTGACGGCGCGGTCCTGGTGGTTCAGCGGACTGCGGCAGCTGGCGCTCGGCGGCGCCGCCGCCGGTGTGACTTACGCCCTTGGAGCACTGTTCGGAACCGCCGTAGGGTGA
- a CDS encoding anthranilate synthase component I encodes MDIETFRKLAVDRRVIPVSRKLLADGDTPVGLYRKLAAERTGTFLLESAENGRSWSRYSFVGVRSAATLTARDGQAHWLGTPPVGVPVGGDPLDALRVTIETLHTPHDLARGLPPFTGGMVGYLGYDIVRRLEKIGEQGRDDLRLPELTMLLTSDLAVLDHWDGTVLLIANAINHNDLDTGVDEAYADAVSRLDAMEADLSRPVPTAPAALPPSELPPYTALWGGEAYQDAVVDIKERIRAGEAFQVVPSQRFETPCTASALDVYRVLRATNPSPYMYLFRFDGFDVVGSSPEALVKVEDGRAMVHPIAGTRHRGATPQEDQALADELLADPKERAEHLMLVDLGRNDLGRVCEPGSVEVVDFMSVERYSHVMHIVSTVTGRVAPGRTAFDVLTACFPAGTLSGAPKPRAMQIIEELEPSRRGLYGGCVGYLDFAGDSDTAIAIRTALLRDGTAYVQAGAGVVADSDPVAEDTECRNKAAAVLRAVHTANRL; translated from the coding sequence ATGGATATCGAGACCTTCCGCAAGCTGGCCGTAGACCGGCGCGTCATCCCCGTCAGCCGCAAGCTGCTCGCGGACGGCGACACCCCCGTCGGCCTCTACCGCAAGCTCGCCGCCGAGCGGACCGGCACCTTCCTCCTGGAGTCCGCCGAGAACGGCCGCTCCTGGTCCCGGTATTCCTTCGTCGGTGTACGCAGCGCCGCCACCCTGACCGCGCGCGACGGCCAGGCGCACTGGCTCGGTACGCCGCCTGTCGGCGTACCGGTGGGCGGCGACCCGCTGGACGCGCTGCGCGTCACCATCGAGACGCTGCACACCCCGCACGACCTCGCGCGCGGCCTGCCGCCCTTCACCGGAGGCATGGTCGGCTATCTCGGGTACGACATCGTGCGGCGCCTGGAGAAGATCGGCGAGCAGGGCCGCGACGACCTGAGGCTCCCCGAGCTGACCATGCTCCTCACCTCGGACCTCGCCGTACTCGACCACTGGGACGGCACCGTCCTGCTGATCGCCAACGCGATCAACCACAACGACCTCGACACCGGCGTCGACGAGGCCTACGCGGACGCCGTCTCCCGGCTCGACGCCATGGAAGCCGACCTGAGCAGGCCCGTGCCGACCGCGCCCGCCGCGCTGCCGCCGTCCGAACTACCGCCGTACACCGCGCTGTGGGGCGGCGAGGCCTACCAGGACGCCGTCGTCGACATCAAGGAGCGCATCCGCGCGGGCGAGGCATTCCAGGTCGTACCGTCCCAGCGCTTCGAGACGCCCTGCACGGCGAGCGCACTGGACGTCTACCGGGTCCTGCGCGCCACCAACCCCTCCCCGTACATGTACCTCTTCCGCTTCGACGGCTTCGACGTCGTCGGCTCCAGCCCCGAGGCGCTGGTCAAGGTCGAGGACGGGCGCGCGATGGTGCACCCGATCGCGGGGACCAGGCACCGCGGCGCGACGCCGCAGGAGGACCAGGCACTGGCCGACGAGCTGCTCGCCGACCCCAAGGAGCGCGCCGAGCACCTGATGCTCGTCGACCTCGGCCGCAACGACCTGGGCCGGGTCTGTGAGCCGGGCAGCGTCGAGGTCGTCGACTTCATGTCCGTCGAGCGGTACTCGCACGTCATGCACATCGTCTCCACCGTGACCGGGCGGGTCGCGCCGGGACGGACCGCCTTCGACGTGCTGACCGCCTGCTTCCCGGCCGGGACCCTCTCCGGAGCCCCGAAGCCGCGCGCGATGCAGATCATCGAGGAGCTCGAACCCTCCCGCCGCGGGCTGTACGGCGGCTGCGTCGGCTATCTCGACTTCGCGGGCGACTCCGACACCGCCATCGCCATCCGTACCGCCCTGCTGCGCGACGGCACGGCATACGTGCAGGCCGGGGCCGGTGTGGTGGCCGATTCCGACCCCGTCGCCGAGGACACCGAGTGCCGCAACAAGGCGGCCGCGGTGCTGCGCGCGGTGCACACGGCGAACCGCCTCTGA
- the trpC gene encoding indole-3-glycerol phosphate synthase TrpC, which yields MSVLDEIIEGVLADLAERQERVSLDELKDRAAKAPQAKDGVAALRGDGVKVICEVKRSSPSKGALAAIADPAGLAADYEAGGAAVISVLTEQRRFGGSLADLEAVRAKVDIPVLRKDFIVTAYQLWEARAYGADLALLIVAALEQEALVSLIERAESIGLTPLVEAHDEEEVERAVEAGAKIIGINARNLKTLKVDRGTFERVAPEVPAGIVTVAESGVRGPHDLIAYANAGADAVLVGESLVTGRDPKAAVADLVAAGAHPALRHGRS from the coding sequence GTGAGTGTGCTCGACGAGATCATCGAAGGCGTCCTCGCCGACCTCGCAGAGCGGCAGGAACGCGTCAGCCTCGACGAGCTCAAGGACCGCGCGGCCAAGGCCCCGCAGGCCAAGGACGGAGTCGCCGCACTGCGCGGCGACGGCGTCAAGGTCATTTGCGAGGTCAAGCGCTCCAGCCCGTCGAAGGGCGCGCTGGCCGCGATCGCGGATCCCGCAGGGCTCGCCGCCGACTACGAAGCGGGCGGCGCGGCCGTCATCTCCGTACTGACCGAGCAGCGCCGCTTCGGCGGCTCGCTGGCCGACCTGGAGGCCGTGCGCGCCAAGGTCGACATTCCGGTGCTGCGCAAGGACTTCATCGTCACGGCCTACCAGCTGTGGGAGGCGCGGGCGTACGGCGCCGACCTGGCGCTGCTGATCGTGGCCGCCCTGGAGCAGGAGGCCCTGGTCTCCCTGATCGAGCGTGCCGAGTCCATCGGGCTCACGCCGCTGGTCGAGGCGCACGACGAGGAAGAGGTCGAGCGCGCGGTCGAGGCCGGCGCGAAGATCATCGGAATCAACGCGCGCAACCTCAAGACGCTCAAGGTCGACCGCGGCACGTTCGAGCGGGTCGCACCCGAGGTCCCCGCGGGCATCGTGACGGTCGCCGAGTCCGGCGTCCGCGGCCCGCACGACCTCATCGCGTACGCGAACGCGGGCGCCGACGCGGTGCTCGTGGGGGAGTCCCTGGTCACCGGACGCGACCCGAAGGCCGCCGTCGCCGACCTGGTCGCCGCGGGCGCCCACCCGGCGCTGCGGCACGGACGGAGCTGA
- the trpA gene encoding tryptophan synthase subunit alpha — translation MSGNIQLLSDTLERTRSEDRSALIAYLPAGFPTVDGGIEAVKAVLAGGADVVEIGLPHSDPVLDGPVIQTADDIALRGGVKIADVMRTVREAYEATGAPVLVMTYWNPIDRYGVERFTAELAEAGGAGCILPDLPVQESALWREHAQKHGLATVFVVAPSSKDERLATITAAGSGFVYAASLMGVTGTRESVGEQAQDLVRRTRATTGLPVCVGLGVSNAVQAKEVAAFADGVIVGSAFVQRLLDAPDEAAGLEAVRALAAELADGVRGGRGNN, via the coding sequence GTGAGCGGGAACATTCAGCTGCTGAGCGACACCCTGGAGCGGACCAGGTCCGAGGACCGGTCCGCCCTCATCGCCTACCTCCCGGCCGGATTCCCGACCGTGGACGGCGGCATCGAAGCCGTGAAGGCGGTCCTGGCGGGCGGCGCCGACGTGGTCGAGATCGGACTGCCGCACAGCGACCCGGTGCTCGACGGCCCGGTCATCCAGACCGCCGACGACATCGCGCTGCGCGGCGGCGTGAAGATCGCCGACGTGATGCGCACGGTGCGCGAGGCGTACGAGGCGACCGGTGCGCCGGTGCTTGTCATGACGTACTGGAACCCCATCGACCGGTACGGCGTCGAGCGCTTCACCGCGGAGCTGGCGGAGGCGGGCGGCGCGGGCTGCATTCTGCCCGACCTGCCGGTGCAGGAGTCGGCGCTGTGGCGTGAGCACGCCCAGAAGCACGGCCTGGCCACGGTCTTCGTGGTCGCGCCGAGCAGCAAGGACGAGCGCCTCGCCACGATCACGGCGGCGGGCTCCGGCTTCGTCTACGCCGCGTCGCTGATGGGCGTGACAGGCACCCGCGAGTCGGTCGGCGAGCAGGCGCAGGACCTGGTGCGCAGGACGCGTGCGACGACCGGCCTGCCGGTGTGCGTCGGGCTCGGCGTTTCCAACGCCGTGCAGGCCAAGGAGGTCGCCGCCTTCGCGGACGGCGTGATCGTCGGCTCGGCCTTCGTCCAGCGGCTGCTCGACGCGCCGGACGAGGCCGCCGGTCTGGAAGCCGTGAGGGCGCTCGCGGCGGAGCTGGCCGACGGCGTACGCGGGGGCCGCGGGAACAACTGA